Proteins from a single region of Pseudarthrobacter sp. NIBRBAC000502772:
- a CDS encoding ABC transporter ATP-binding protein yields MTTPEIHIDEAASAGVKPLLEIRDLAITFTTGSGEVQAVRNAHLTIMPGETVAIVGESGSGKSTTALAAIGLLPNNGRVSAGQILLDGEDIAHATEQRMIELRGNTIGMVPQDPMSNLNPVWKIGYQVKETLRANGRPSGPDDVAQVLSEAGLPDAHRRAKQYPHEFSGGMRQRALIAIGLSCQPRLLIADEPTSALDVTVQRQILDHLDTMTTELGTAVLLITHDLGLAAERADKVVVMYRGQVVEAGPSLALLQNPQHPYTKRLVESAPSLASRRIQVAKEQGLEASDLLAPAAEAAAADNVLQIQDLRKVYKLRQGFGSTDFAAVDGVSFEVRRGTTTAIVGESGSGKSTVAKMVLQLEKPTDGKILFDGVDTSGLDTRELFKFRRRVQPIFQDPYGSLDPMYNIFRTIEEPLRVHKIGDAASREKKVRELLDQVALPQSAMQRYPNELSGGQRQRVAIARALALDPEVIICDEAVSALDVLVQAQVLNLLADLQANLGLTYLFITHDLAVVRQIADHVCVMEKGKLVETGSTDDVFESPQQEYTKALLNAIPGAKLMLPPEVA; encoded by the coding sequence ATGACTACTCCAGAAATCCACATCGATGAGGCAGCGTCTGCGGGAGTGAAGCCACTGCTGGAAATCCGCGACCTGGCCATCACGTTCACCACCGGCAGTGGTGAAGTCCAGGCAGTCCGCAACGCGCACCTGACCATCATGCCGGGAGAAACCGTGGCAATCGTGGGGGAGTCGGGCTCGGGCAAGTCGACGACGGCACTCGCTGCCATCGGCCTGTTGCCCAACAACGGCCGCGTTTCCGCCGGGCAGATCCTACTCGACGGCGAGGACATTGCCCACGCCACTGAGCAGCGGATGATCGAATTGCGCGGCAACACGATCGGTATGGTCCCGCAGGACCCGATGTCCAACCTGAACCCGGTCTGGAAGATCGGTTACCAGGTCAAGGAGACCCTCCGCGCCAACGGCAGGCCCAGTGGCCCGGATGATGTCGCCCAAGTGCTGTCCGAGGCGGGACTGCCGGATGCCCACCGGCGCGCCAAGCAGTACCCGCATGAGTTTTCCGGCGGTATGCGCCAGCGTGCCCTCATTGCCATCGGGCTGTCCTGCCAGCCGCGCCTGCTGATCGCGGATGAGCCGACGTCGGCACTGGACGTTACTGTCCAGCGGCAGATCCTGGATCACCTGGACACCATGACCACAGAATTGGGCACGGCTGTCCTGCTGATCACCCATGACCTGGGGCTGGCCGCCGAACGGGCGGACAAGGTTGTGGTGATGTACCGGGGGCAGGTAGTGGAGGCCGGGCCTTCGCTGGCATTGCTCCAGAATCCGCAGCACCCGTACACCAAGCGGCTGGTTGAATCTGCTCCGTCACTGGCTAGCCGAAGGATCCAGGTCGCCAAGGAGCAGGGTCTCGAAGCGTCTGACCTGCTGGCTCCCGCTGCGGAGGCAGCGGCCGCCGATAACGTCCTGCAGATCCAGGACCTGCGCAAGGTCTACAAGCTCCGACAGGGCTTTGGGTCCACCGACTTCGCGGCGGTGGACGGGGTGAGCTTCGAAGTGCGGCGCGGCACCACGACGGCGATTGTGGGGGAGTCGGGCTCCGGCAAATCCACCGTAGCCAAGATGGTACTGCAGCTGGAAAAGCCCACCGATGGCAAGATCCTGTTCGACGGCGTGGACACGTCAGGCCTGGACACACGGGAGTTGTTCAAGTTCAGGCGGCGCGTTCAGCCTATCTTCCAGGATCCGTACGGCTCGTTGGACCCGATGTACAACATCTTCCGCACCATTGAGGAACCGCTGCGGGTCCACAAGATTGGTGACGCGGCCAGCCGCGAGAAGAAGGTCCGGGAACTGCTGGACCAGGTGGCACTGCCGCAGTCCGCCATGCAGCGTTACCCGAACGAGCTCTCCGGCGGCCAGCGCCAACGCGTTGCCATTGCCCGTGCTCTGGCACTGGATCCGGAGGTGATCATCTGCGACGAGGCCGTGTCCGCGCTGGACGTGCTGGTCCAGGCGCAGGTACTTAACCTGCTCGCGGACCTGCAGGCCAACCTCGGGCTGACCTATCTCTTTATCACCCATGACCTGGCCGTGGTGCGGCAGATTGCCGACCACGTCTGTGTGATGGAAAAGGGGAAGCTGGTGGAGACCGGTTCCACGGACGACGTCTTCGAGTCTCCGCAGCAGGAGTACACGAAGGCGCTGCTCAATGCCATTCCCGGTGCGAAGCTGATGCTCCCGCCCGAAGTGGCCTGA
- a CDS encoding ABC transporter permease, giving the protein MTSNNSHFVAPIDETPLLATDTVKTDQAPLSLWADAWRKLRRRPLFIISALLIVALAVVALFPGLFSSVAPNDGCVLANSEGGPTDGHPFGFTFQGCDIYSRVVHGTQASLSVGLLSVLCVLVIGVTVGALAGYYGGWVDAVLARLGDVFFALPLILGALVITQLPLFRENKSVWSVVFVIALLAWPQMARITRGAVIEVRNADFVTAARSLGVSKFGALVRHVLPNALAPIIVLATLELGVFIVAEATLSFLGIGLPQSIMSWGNDIAGAQASIRTRPEIMLFPAAALSITVLSFIMLGDAVRDALDPKSRQR; this is encoded by the coding sequence ATGACCAGTAATAACAGCCACTTTGTGGCGCCCATCGACGAAACTCCGTTGCTGGCAACCGACACCGTCAAGACAGACCAGGCACCGCTGAGCCTGTGGGCGGACGCCTGGCGCAAGCTCCGCCGTCGTCCACTGTTCATAATTTCGGCGCTGCTCATCGTGGCACTTGCCGTGGTGGCGCTGTTCCCGGGCCTTTTCTCCTCCGTCGCTCCGAATGATGGCTGTGTATTGGCCAACTCGGAAGGCGGCCCCACGGACGGGCATCCCTTCGGATTCACCTTCCAGGGCTGCGACATCTATTCCAGAGTCGTCCATGGAACCCAGGCTTCGCTCTCAGTGGGTCTGCTCTCTGTGCTCTGCGTCCTGGTTATTGGTGTGACCGTCGGGGCTCTTGCGGGCTACTACGGCGGCTGGGTCGATGCCGTGCTTGCCCGCCTGGGCGACGTCTTCTTCGCCCTGCCGCTGATCCTCGGCGCACTGGTGATCACCCAGTTGCCGTTGTTCCGCGAAAACAAGAGCGTTTGGAGCGTCGTTTTTGTGATTGCGCTGCTGGCATGGCCGCAGATGGCACGCATCACCCGCGGTGCGGTCATTGAAGTGCGCAATGCCGACTTTGTGACGGCTGCCCGTTCCCTGGGCGTTTCAAAGTTTGGTGCCCTGGTCCGCCACGTTCTGCCTAACGCCCTGGCACCGATTATCGTCCTTGCCACCCTCGAGCTGGGCGTCTTTATCGTGGCGGAAGCCACCTTGTCCTTCCTGGGCATTGGCCTGCCGCAGAGCATCATGTCCTGGGGTAATGACATCGCCGGCGCGCAGGCTTCTATTCGAACCAGGCCGGAAATCATGCTCTTTCCGGCGGCAGCGCTGTCCATCACCGTGTTGAGCTTTATTATGCTGGGCGACGCGGTACGCGACGCCCTCGACCCCAAGAGCCGGCAGCGATGA
- a CDS encoding ABC transporter permease, translating to MVRFILRRLLQVIPVFIGTTLLVYYMVFALPGDPIAALFGDRQPPQAVIDTLRSQYHLDQPFWVQYGLFLQNLFTFNLGNDFTGQPIAASLARVFPVTAMLAVEALAIQAIFGVAFGVFAGLRRGGWFDSTVLVVSLVVIAVPTFVLGFVFQLVFGVKLEWAKPTVGANADWGSLLLPAVVLGLVSFAYVLRLTRASVSENMNADYVRTATAKGLSRPRVVIAHILRNSLIPVVTYLGANLGGLMGGAIVTEGIFNVPGVGNKLYQAVLRSEGPTIVSIVSVLVLVFVVANLLVDLLYAWLDPRIRYDQ from the coding sequence GTGGTCCGCTTTATTCTGCGACGACTCCTCCAAGTGATCCCCGTCTTCATTGGCACCACGCTTTTGGTTTACTACATGGTCTTCGCCCTTCCCGGCGATCCCATTGCGGCGCTCTTCGGAGACCGCCAGCCCCCGCAGGCAGTCATCGACACCCTGCGCAGCCAGTACCACCTGGACCAACCCTTCTGGGTCCAGTACGGGCTCTTCCTGCAGAACCTCTTCACGTTCAACCTCGGCAACGACTTCACCGGCCAGCCAATCGCGGCAAGCTTGGCCAGGGTCTTCCCAGTGACGGCAATGCTTGCCGTTGAGGCACTGGCCATCCAGGCAATCTTCGGCGTAGCCTTCGGCGTCTTCGCCGGCCTCCGCCGCGGCGGCTGGTTTGACTCCACCGTCCTGGTAGTTTCGCTGGTTGTCATCGCGGTCCCCACGTTTGTTCTGGGTTTCGTTTTTCAACTCGTCTTTGGCGTAAAACTCGAGTGGGCGAAACCCACGGTCGGGGCCAACGCTGATTGGGGCAGCCTGCTGCTTCCGGCAGTGGTCCTGGGCCTGGTGTCCTTCGCGTATGTTCTCCGCCTGACCCGCGCCTCTGTCAGCGAAAACATGAACGCTGACTACGTGCGGACTGCTACCGCCAAAGGCCTGTCGCGGCCTCGGGTGGTCATCGCACACATCCTGCGTAACTCGTTGATTCCGGTGGTGACCTACCTTGGCGCCAACCTCGGCGGCCTTATGGGCGGTGCGATCGTGACCGAGGGCATCTTCAACGTCCCCGGCGTCGGCAACAAGCTCTACCAGGCCGTCCTGCGGAGCGAAGGCCCCACCATCGTCTCCATCGTCAGCGTTCTTGTGCTGGTCTTCGTGGTGGCCAACCTGCTCGTTGATCTCCTTTATGCCTGGCTTGACCCGAGGATCCGTTATGACCAGTAA